One Gossypium raimondii isolate GPD5lz chromosome 3, ASM2569854v1, whole genome shotgun sequence genomic window carries:
- the LOC105796523 gene encoding receptor like protein 21 isoform X14 yields the protein MMDSKWLWFMRMAVMSVLLLLEGCRWCTIDACVEHERVALLQLKPFFNHYNEFDSWDEVKGSDCCKWKGIECNTTTGRLIGLSLDSMRSGYLDYWYLNASLFLPFKELKRLYLTGSGIAGCVENEGFEKLSSTFRNLQFLDLSQNHLNDSFILSLSQFSSLQYLNLAYNLLEGKWPHIQGLNNLKILKTLDLRWNQMVNFQSFKDLDAFTNLQKLDMSGNQLRGFVVHKENKGLKKLKVLRLQSIVTDDSIPLENLVEAFSSELSNLEEINLDYSRLNINILQSIGVFTSLQTLSLYRCALIGSLPDHGWCDLRNLEVLDVSWNALEGMLPHCFSNLTSLRELDISNNRFSGNLTPLASLTSLRAISLSSNHFQIPISFVPLANFPNLEVLLADENKLEMEPSFHTLVPKFQLKFISLSKCRTSQQLSLELPTFLYYQNDLRFVDLSQNNFSGTVPFWLLENNTKLEDLILKGNSFTGPLTLLSTPNSNVSSIDMSDNKIQGPLPTNICSTFPHLEQLFLSKNAFQGNIPPCLSAMKNLSMLDLSNNQLAGKVPQELVRKSSLFLLRLSNNNLNGNVVPVILNANGLQKLYLDGNNFSGEMTNFDVSTFQFPTSLTDIDLSNNRLHGKLPRWIGNMSLLERLDLSNNGVEGSIPVEFCNLNNFKFLDLSENNLSGSIPSCFNPPNLEHVHLHNNRLGGPLSLAFNKSTSLVTLDLRGNNFTGGIPKWIDTLSSLSVLLLKANHLQGRIPVQLCTLYSLSIIDLSQNRFSGPIPSCLGNLTLPMNKDKTMTPDLMSPTFSELDELKLLKTGILFEHMMHSYSYMKESVEFTTKSGSFSYGGDILEYMSGIDLSCNELTGQIPLELGNLREIHSLNLSRNKLVGVIPSSFSKLKQIESLDLSYNNLSGEIPNQLVDLNSLGVFSVAHNNLSGSIPEQNQFGTFIESSYEGNPFLCGPILHISCSKTGSISTISDDEREDSFLDTYVFCVSFLASYVVMLLTIVAILYINPYWRGVWFSFVGKCITNCGQSSWVLHL from the exons ATGATGGACTCCAAATGGTTGTGGTTTATGAGGATGGCAGTGATGAGTGTGCTGCTACTGTTAGAAGGATGCAGGTGGTGCACTATTGATGCTTGTGTGGAGCATGAGAGAGTTGCTCTCTTGCAACTCAAACCTTTCTTCAATCACTATAATGAGTTCGACAGCTGGGACGAGGTTAAAGGTTCAGATTGTTGTAAATGGAAAGGGATTGAGTGCAACACCACCACTGGGAGACTCATTGGACTCTCTCTTGATTCTATGAGGTCCGGATACTTGGATTATTGGTATCTGAATGCCTCTTTGTTTCTTCCCTTCAAGGAATTAAAGAGGCTTTATTTGACAGGGAGTGGCATAGCCGGTTGTGTTGAAAATGAAG gttttgaaaagctATCATCCACATTCAGAAATCTGCAGTTCCTTGACTTAAGTCAAAATCATCTGAATGATAGCTTTATATTATCTTTGAGCCAATTTTCATCTCTCCAATATTTAAATCTAGCTTACAACCTATTAGAAGGAAAGTGGCCTCATATTCAAG gattgaataatttgaaaattttgaagacgTTGGATTTAAGGTGGAATCAAATGGTAAACTTTCAATCCTTCAaag ATTTGGATGCATTTACTAACTTACAGAAACTAGATATGAGTGGGAATCAATTGAGAGGCTTTGTGGTCCACAAAG AAAACAAGGGattgaaaaagttaaaagttcTTCGTCTCCAAAGTATTGTCACCGACGATAGCATTCCGCTAGAAAACTTAGTAGAGGCTTTCTCATCAG AATTAAGCAACTTGGAGGAAATAAATCTCGATTATTCTCGTCTCAACATCAACATTTTGCAAAGCATTGGAGTATTCACTTCTCTTCAAACTTTGTCTCTATATAGGTGTGCACTTATTGGTTCCTTACCTGATCAcg gATGGTGTGATCTAAGGAACCTTGAAGTGTTGGATGTGAGTTGGAATGCACTTGAGGGGATGCTTCCTCATTGTTTCAGTAACTTGACATCTCTTCGTGAGTTAGATATCTCCAACAATCGATTTTCCGGAAATCTAACTCCTTTAGCAAGTCTTACATCACTCAGAGCCATTTCTCTTTCAAgtaatcattttcaaattccaATTTCATTCGTACCACTTGCAAACTTTCCAAACCTTGAGGTCCTCTTGGCTGATGAAAACAAGTTGGAAATGGAACCTTCCTTCCACACCTTAGTCCCGAAATTCCAATTGAAATTCATTAGTTTGTCCAAGTGCAGAACATCTCAACAACTCAGTCTTGAACTTCCTACCTTCCTTTACTACCAAAATGACTTGAGATTTGTGGATCTTTCTCAGAACAATTTCAGTGGAACTGTCCCATTTTGGTTGTTAGAAAACAACACAAAGTTAGAAGATCTCATCTTGAAGGGTAATTCTTTTACAGGTCCTCTCACATTACTGTCGACTCCTAATTCAAATGTATCTTCAATCGACATGTCTGACAACAAAATACAAGGTCCGCTTCCAACCAATATATGTTCAACTTTTCCACATTTGGAGCAGTTATTCTTATCCAAGAATGCCTTTCAAGGCAATATCCCTCCTTGTTTAAGCGCCATGAAGAATTTGTCAATGTTAGATCTATCAAACAATCAATTGGCTGGAAAAGTACCTCAAGAGTTGGTCAGGAAAAGCTCACTATTTCTTTTGAGACTGTCAAACAACAACCTCAATGGAAATGTAGTTCCTGTGATTCTCAATGCAAATGGgttacaaaaattatatttggatGGAAATAATTTTTCTGGAGAGATGACAAATTTTGATGTCTCTACTTTTCAGTTTCCAACATCACTAACAGATATTGATCTCAGTAACAACAGATTGCATGGAAAGCTTCCAAGATGGATAGGGAATATGTCACTTTTGGAGAGATTAGACTTGTCTAACAATGGTGTCGAGGGTTCTATTCCAGTGGAATTTTGCAACTTGAATAACTTCAAATTTTTGGATCTTTCTGAAAATAATTTATCTGGCTCTATACCATCTTGTTTTAATCCTCCAAACCTAGAGCATGTCCACCTGCACAATAATAGACTGGGTGGTCCATTGTCACTTGCTTTTAATAAAAGCACTTCACTAGTGACATTAGATCTTAGAGGAAACAATTTTACTGGTGGTATTCCAAAATGGATCGACACACTTTCTTCTTTGAGTGTCCTTCTCTTGAAAGCTAATCATTTACAGGGAAGAATTCCAGTCCAGTTATGCACCTTGTATTCCTTGAGCATTATAGATCTTTCTCAAAATAGGTTTTCCGGTCCTATACCTTCTTGTTTGGGAAATTTAACTCTTCCAATGAATAAGGATAAGACCATGACACCAGATTTAATGTCGCCAACATTTTCAGAACTGGATgaattgaaactattaaagacGGGTATACTTTTCGAGCACATGATGCATTCCTATAGCTACATGAAAGAATCGGTAGAGTTTACCACAAAGAGTGGATCTTTCTCATATGGAGGCGACATCCTTGAATACATGTCTGGGATTGATTTATCTTGCAATGAGTTAACTGGTCAAATCCCACTTGAATTAGGGAACTTGCGTGAAATCCATTCTTTGAACTTGTCACGCAATAAGTTGGTCGGAGTTATACCTTCATCATTCTCAAAACTTAAGCAGATTGAGAGTTTGGATCTTTCTTACAACAACTTGAGTGGTGAAATCCCAAACCAGCTGGTAGATTTGAACTCTCTGGGGGTTTTCAGTGTTGCACACAACAACTTGTCAGGTAGTATTCCAGAACAAAACCAATTTGGGACTTTCATTGAAAGCAGTTACGAGGGGAACCCTTTTCTCTGTGGACCTATACTTCATATAAGTTGCTCCAAAACCGGTTCAATATCAACAATATCAGATGATGAAAGAGAAGATAGTTTTCTAGACACATATGTTTTTTGTGTGAGCTTTTTGGCTTCTTATGTAGTTATGTTGTTAACAATTGTTGCTATCCTTTACATAAATCCATATTGGCGAGGAGTTTGGTTTTCTTTCGTTGGGAAGTGCATCACCAACTGTGGGCAATCTTCTTGGGTATTACATCTTTAG
- the LOC105796523 gene encoding receptor like protein 21 isoform X15 — translation MMDSKWLWFMRMAVMSVLLLLEGCRWCTIDACVEHERVALLQLKPFFNHYNEFDSWDEVKGSDCCKWKGIECNTTTGRLIGLSLDSMRSGYLDYWYLNASLFLPFKELKRLYLTGSGIAGCVENEGFEKLSSTFRNLQFLDLSQNHLNDSFILSLSQFSSLQYLNLAYNLLEGKWPHIQDLDAFTNLQKLDMSGNQLRGFVVHKENKGLKKLKVLRLQSIVTDDSIPLENLVEAFSSELSNLEEINLDYSRLNINILQSIGVFTSLQTLSLYRCALIGSLPDHGWCDLRNLEVLDVSWNALEGMLPHCFSNLTSLRELDISNNRFSGNLTPLASLTSLRAISLSSNHFQIPISFVPLANFPNLEVLLADENKLEMEPSFHTLVPKFQLKFISLSKCRTSQQLSLELPTFLYYQNDLRFVDLSQNNFSGTVPFWLLENNTKLEDLILKGNSFTGPLTLLSTPNSNVSSIDMSDNKIQGPLPTNICSTFPHLEQLFLSKNAFQGNIPPCLSAMKNLSMLDLSNNQLAGKVPQELVRKSSLFLLRLSNNNLNGNVVPVILNANGLQKLYLDGNNFSGEMTNFDVSTFQFPTSLTDIDLSNNRLHGKLPRWIGNMSLLERLDLSNNGVEGSIPVEFCNLNNFKFLDLSENNLSGSIPSCFNPPNLEHVHLHNNRLGGPLSLAFNKSTSLVTLDLRGNNFTGGIPKWIDTLSSLSVLLLKANHLQGRIPVQLCTLYSLSIIDLSQNRFSGPIPSCLGNLTLPMNKDKTMTPDLMSPTFSELDELKLLKTGILFEHMMHSYSYMKESVEFTTKSGSFSYGGDILEYMSGIDLSCNELTGQIPLELGNLREIHSLNLSRNKLVGVIPSSFSKLKQIESLDLSYNNLSGEIPNQLVDLNSLGVFSVAHNNLSGSIPEQNQFGTFIESSYEGNPFLCGPILHISCSKTGSISTISDDEREDSFLDTYVFCVSFLASYVVMLLTIVAILYINPYWRGVWFSFVGKCITNCGQSSWVLHL, via the exons ATGATGGACTCCAAATGGTTGTGGTTTATGAGGATGGCAGTGATGAGTGTGCTGCTACTGTTAGAAGGATGCAGGTGGTGCACTATTGATGCTTGTGTGGAGCATGAGAGAGTTGCTCTCTTGCAACTCAAACCTTTCTTCAATCACTATAATGAGTTCGACAGCTGGGACGAGGTTAAAGGTTCAGATTGTTGTAAATGGAAAGGGATTGAGTGCAACACCACCACTGGGAGACTCATTGGACTCTCTCTTGATTCTATGAGGTCCGGATACTTGGATTATTGGTATCTGAATGCCTCTTTGTTTCTTCCCTTCAAGGAATTAAAGAGGCTTTATTTGACAGGGAGTGGCATAGCCGGTTGTGTTGAAAATGAAG gttttgaaaagctATCATCCACATTCAGAAATCTGCAGTTCCTTGACTTAAGTCAAAATCATCTGAATGATAGCTTTATATTATCTTTGAGCCAATTTTCATCTCTCCAATATTTAAATCTAGCTTACAACCTATTAGAAGGAAAGTGGCCTCATATTCAAG ATTTGGATGCATTTACTAACTTACAGAAACTAGATATGAGTGGGAATCAATTGAGAGGCTTTGTGGTCCACAAAG AAAACAAGGGattgaaaaagttaaaagttcTTCGTCTCCAAAGTATTGTCACCGACGATAGCATTCCGCTAGAAAACTTAGTAGAGGCTTTCTCATCAG AATTAAGCAACTTGGAGGAAATAAATCTCGATTATTCTCGTCTCAACATCAACATTTTGCAAAGCATTGGAGTATTCACTTCTCTTCAAACTTTGTCTCTATATAGGTGTGCACTTATTGGTTCCTTACCTGATCAcg gATGGTGTGATCTAAGGAACCTTGAAGTGTTGGATGTGAGTTGGAATGCACTTGAGGGGATGCTTCCTCATTGTTTCAGTAACTTGACATCTCTTCGTGAGTTAGATATCTCCAACAATCGATTTTCCGGAAATCTAACTCCTTTAGCAAGTCTTACATCACTCAGAGCCATTTCTCTTTCAAgtaatcattttcaaattccaATTTCATTCGTACCACTTGCAAACTTTCCAAACCTTGAGGTCCTCTTGGCTGATGAAAACAAGTTGGAAATGGAACCTTCCTTCCACACCTTAGTCCCGAAATTCCAATTGAAATTCATTAGTTTGTCCAAGTGCAGAACATCTCAACAACTCAGTCTTGAACTTCCTACCTTCCTTTACTACCAAAATGACTTGAGATTTGTGGATCTTTCTCAGAACAATTTCAGTGGAACTGTCCCATTTTGGTTGTTAGAAAACAACACAAAGTTAGAAGATCTCATCTTGAAGGGTAATTCTTTTACAGGTCCTCTCACATTACTGTCGACTCCTAATTCAAATGTATCTTCAATCGACATGTCTGACAACAAAATACAAGGTCCGCTTCCAACCAATATATGTTCAACTTTTCCACATTTGGAGCAGTTATTCTTATCCAAGAATGCCTTTCAAGGCAATATCCCTCCTTGTTTAAGCGCCATGAAGAATTTGTCAATGTTAGATCTATCAAACAATCAATTGGCTGGAAAAGTACCTCAAGAGTTGGTCAGGAAAAGCTCACTATTTCTTTTGAGACTGTCAAACAACAACCTCAATGGAAATGTAGTTCCTGTGATTCTCAATGCAAATGGgttacaaaaattatatttggatGGAAATAATTTTTCTGGAGAGATGACAAATTTTGATGTCTCTACTTTTCAGTTTCCAACATCACTAACAGATATTGATCTCAGTAACAACAGATTGCATGGAAAGCTTCCAAGATGGATAGGGAATATGTCACTTTTGGAGAGATTAGACTTGTCTAACAATGGTGTCGAGGGTTCTATTCCAGTGGAATTTTGCAACTTGAATAACTTCAAATTTTTGGATCTTTCTGAAAATAATTTATCTGGCTCTATACCATCTTGTTTTAATCCTCCAAACCTAGAGCATGTCCACCTGCACAATAATAGACTGGGTGGTCCATTGTCACTTGCTTTTAATAAAAGCACTTCACTAGTGACATTAGATCTTAGAGGAAACAATTTTACTGGTGGTATTCCAAAATGGATCGACACACTTTCTTCTTTGAGTGTCCTTCTCTTGAAAGCTAATCATTTACAGGGAAGAATTCCAGTCCAGTTATGCACCTTGTATTCCTTGAGCATTATAGATCTTTCTCAAAATAGGTTTTCCGGTCCTATACCTTCTTGTTTGGGAAATTTAACTCTTCCAATGAATAAGGATAAGACCATGACACCAGATTTAATGTCGCCAACATTTTCAGAACTGGATgaattgaaactattaaagacGGGTATACTTTTCGAGCACATGATGCATTCCTATAGCTACATGAAAGAATCGGTAGAGTTTACCACAAAGAGTGGATCTTTCTCATATGGAGGCGACATCCTTGAATACATGTCTGGGATTGATTTATCTTGCAATGAGTTAACTGGTCAAATCCCACTTGAATTAGGGAACTTGCGTGAAATCCATTCTTTGAACTTGTCACGCAATAAGTTGGTCGGAGTTATACCTTCATCATTCTCAAAACTTAAGCAGATTGAGAGTTTGGATCTTTCTTACAACAACTTGAGTGGTGAAATCCCAAACCAGCTGGTAGATTTGAACTCTCTGGGGGTTTTCAGTGTTGCACACAACAACTTGTCAGGTAGTATTCCAGAACAAAACCAATTTGGGACTTTCATTGAAAGCAGTTACGAGGGGAACCCTTTTCTCTGTGGACCTATACTTCATATAAGTTGCTCCAAAACCGGTTCAATATCAACAATATCAGATGATGAAAGAGAAGATAGTTTTCTAGACACATATGTTTTTTGTGTGAGCTTTTTGGCTTCTTATGTAGTTATGTTGTTAACAATTGTTGCTATCCTTTACATAAATCCATATTGGCGAGGAGTTTGGTTTTCTTTCGTTGGGAAGTGCATCACCAACTGTGGGCAATCTTCTTGGGTATTACATCTTTAG